DNA sequence from the Dreissena polymorpha isolate Duluth1 chromosome 3, UMN_Dpol_1.0, whole genome shotgun sequence genome:
AAATGACATTATTATTTCAACATTAAACATAATATTAGATATACATAAAAATGCATGCAATGAATATTTTTACAGTCATACTTCAGTATATGCGCAAGCAAAGTATTGTGTGCACGATACATAAAAAGGTGGAGTCGCAATTTCATAAATGGGTGTTTCTTCACATTCAATTCGCATATCCACTGTACTTTATCATTTATGTTACAAGATCTCTACTAGCTGTTTTCAGCACATTATGTCTAGATTACACTACTGATATGTTTGATACTCTTCTCTATGTTAGAGCATATTGTGAAAAGAATTTAACTtcaatccgtttaaaaatagaGTTTATCGTTTCAAAACTACACTAAAGTACTTCAGGTTTAAAGATTGTGCCTATTCAGTTTTTTTTCTTAAGTTACATTTTTCCATTTCATGCCTGAATGAACCATTACAATTTTGCGAAATTGCTTTCAAATGTGTATATTTGTCAATTAGATTAGCACATCGACAGGGTTGAAAAGCTTCAAGTACCCAGTCATTGACATCCGATTCAACATTTTGTGTGGGCGACACCCATTCAATCCTCGGTGATATAACAATAGTTCCCAAAGTTTGGCTTTAAGTGGACCGATCGCATTTTACATTCCGACTTGTCAGCAAACACAGTGTTCTCACGCAAACAAAGAGATATCGagccatttaaccctttccctctcagagccaaagtggaaatggctatatgcaaacagcataaaaccagaacagcctgcgagtaactcgcagtctgttcaggtgttatgccgTTTaatgcttatcagtatctaaggtttgcaGATGAAGCTCTaaacacttgaatctagtaagaaaggtctttaattaaatttgaactttctaagggaccacacatccgtcaaaatacctatcttagtggtaaagggttaaagtttAAACTGTATCAATAACGATGGCAAATTGAGTTTCGCATGTATAAAACCCTCATGCAAGTGTTATAACTTATATAAATTATCATAGAACGAACAATCTTATGATCGCGACTATTTCTTATTATTGTCGATGATGATGTCATcctctttatcatcatcatcattgtcatcatcatgatcatcctTATCTTTCATCATGACCAAGATGATGCATTTTGATATTGTGAAAATTATTTTCTATAGTTATTCAACAGTGTTTGAAAGTTTTCTTTGtctgcaataaaaaaagtatCGGACGCGGTATTAAGTGGCGTTCCGTGCCTTGCTCAATTTATcgaaaaacaacatcaacaaaacaataaacacgcAACAATGGCGATCAACCGAGTGATTCAAGTATTCCGGTGCTAGCGTCAGTTTACCATGTTAACATTGCGGACCAAATCATGTTACGCATTTaactattaaagggatcttttcacgctttggtaaattgacaaaattgaaaaaagttgtttcagattcgcaaattttcgttttagttatgatatttgtgaggaaacagtaatactgaacatttaccatggtctaaaataaaaattatatgcatcttttgacgattttaaaacctaaaaattataaagcgttgcaacgcgaaacgattgaataatttggagagttctgtttttgtcgttaaattttgtgaaactacgaagattgcttatataaggtataaaatacgttcagtatgtgtacacggcggaatagctcagtaggttaaagcgtttttacttcaggactctggcaggactccagggatcactggttcgaaacctggtccgggcaatgttcttttccttttttaattttattcttgattttttactggagcttttacgatccaatgtttacatttatcgatataaagcatttaatgaataagttaaaaaatgccaaaatctgtgaaaaggcccctttaaatctatACCCCGTTTCCAACGTAATTACCGCAATCACACAGAACAATGGCGGACTTCCGCATTTTACAGCGTCGCTTTAGCGACATTTAAATTACTCTTTgctttgcagattttaaacattgataCGCAATAATGGCAAATTTCCGCGTGTCGTTCAACGTTTCCATGGTAATCGCGGCGGTGCTCGGTGAGCTGGTGAGCTTTGTGTTCTTTAACCACCACAGCGCATGGGGGCGCAGCATCGGGGTCCGCTACCTCATCACCGCGTTCATCTGCCAGGCCGTTCTCGTCGTCATACTCAAGTGGATCATCGAGTAAGTGTGCAGTTCACTTCAGTGCTTCAAttggtatattttgtttcatGTTCCTAATTTGAGCtcgatttatttaatttgtcattGAAATGACAAATTCGTGAATTATATGGACCATAATTGACCTTTCTTGAAGTCCTATATCGTATGTTATGTCCAGTTTTTCATTGGCGATTCGCCATTAAGCACTTGCCTAAAATGAGTTCTGAAATTAAAACCGTCGTCATATAAgtctttagctcacctgagcacaacgtgctcatcgtgagcttttgtgatcgccttttgtccgtcgtccgtcgtccattctccgttgtgcgttgtgcggcctcaacatttgccttgttaactctctagagggcacatttattgtccaatcttcatgaaatttggtcagaagattggtctcaatgatatcttggatgagttcgaaaatggttacgtttgcttgaaaaacatggctgccaaggggcggggcatttttccttatatggctatatatggctatagtaaaatcttgttaacataatagatgccacatttattgtctgatcttcatgaaacttggtcagaaggttcatcccaataatatcttggatgagttcgaaaatgatgctggttggttgaaaaacatggccgccagtgggcggggcatttttacttatatggctatagtaaaaccttgtttacactctagaggccacatttattttccgatcttcatgaaacttgctcagaagatttgttccaatgatatcttgaattagttaaaaaatggtaacctttgcttgaaaaacgtggctggCAAGGGGCGTGgcatattccttatatggctatataacgctatagtaaaatcttgttaacactatagatgccacatttattgtctgatcttcatgaaacttggtcagaagattcatcccaataatatctttgacgagttcggaaatgatgccggttggttgaaacacatggccgccagggggcggggcatttttccttatatggctttagtaaaaccttgttaacactatagaggccacatttattgcccaatcttcatgaaatttggtcagaagatttgtcttaaagatattttggatgagttcgaaaatggttacgtttgattgaaaaacgtggctgccaaggggcggggcatttttcattatatggctatatatggctatagtaaaatcttgttaacactctagaggtcacatttgttgtccgatcatcatgaaacttggtcagaagatttgtcccaatgataacttggatgagttcgaaaatggttttggttgctttaaaaacatggccacaagagggcggggcatttttccttatatggctatatatatggctatagtaaaaccttgttaacactctagaggccacgtaTATTGTCcagtcttaatgaaatttggtcagaagattggtctcaatgatatcttggataagtcggaaaatcattatgtttgcttgaaaaacatggcttccaaggggcggggaaatttttcttacatggctatagtaaaatcttgttaacactctagagcccacatttactgtccgatcttcatgaaacttggtcagaagattcatcctgattcaaaaatgatgccggttggttgaaaaacatggctgccagggggcggggcatttttccttatatggctatagaaaaaccttgttaacactctagaggccacatttattttcggatcgtcatgaaacttggtcagaagatttgtcccaataatatcttgttatctcaggtgggcgactttgggcctttcaggctctcttgtttaTATAAAGCGGGAGCAACAAAACTGGTTTTGTGTCACATTTTATTAATGAACTTATATCTCTGCCCATTACTCTCGTTTCAGGAGGCATTTCAGCATTCACGGATGGGAAGACAGCGCCATCTTAGCCCTGTGGCTGTCCCTCATCTACGTTACCCTTCAGGCGCCCCACGTTGTATACGACCACCGCAGCCTCTCCTACTTCTTTGCGCATGCGCTTCACAAGTTTGCAGTTCTGTTTGTCATGATTTTTTCTCTACACCGATTTAAGAACTACTAAAATTTAAAACGATGATTTGAAAGTTTGTCGTACTGTATCAACCGGACCTCATTTGGTATTATACTTAGCTTTGTTGTGCAAGGACACACGCACAACATTTGATTAATAAATCCTTTCATTTTGCTTTGGATTTAAGAAGCACTTGAACACAATTAAGACATACTTTTATTGGCATTGTCAGTATATGCTTGTCTGTTCTTTCAATGTTTCTTTTGACGTAAATATATGATATGGGTCTCGATGTAATATACCATGTCCCGAAATAGTTGTGTAATAAAgcattcaaatatttaataagaGTTGTTAAATTATTCAGTCTCCtgtacaacatattttgttttggttttgttAGTGTGCAGAGGTTAAATTCAAACACCCGTAATACTTTCTTAAAATATGCGGTTAATTGAATATATAACAAGCATTTTTCCACGAATTCGAGCTAATCAATGCAAACCTTCTTAGAGGTAATACGGATATGGTGTTTTGAGTTCGGACCTCGGGGGCGTTTATTTGATCTTAAAATGACAGAATGTACACTGGTTCTGTTTTGGAAGCGATCGCCACGTGCCTTAAACTCAAAAGCATTTAGtattttgcaattaaattaagcgtcaaatagtttttaattttaattccaatctaattttttatattaacaagttAGTTTTCTATAATATATACGCAATCACCCAGAACCCAAATTATGTTCGATTTATCGTTATGCATCAATTCGTCGTTTGAATTCGTTTCTATATTGAAACACACCGGGTTATCGGCCAGGGGGTATTGTATCTAGGCATCACTTCTCCGAATAGGTGATTACGAAACAACGACAAAAAAGAAGTAGTTCTGAAGtaaatatcaattttatcaaaacatatttgtCATTATCCTTCACATTTAAACAATGTAGGCTTTCAATGCTGTCACTACTAAGTACTATAATATAAGTCCACATTAAGAAAAAACAACTTATCATACCTGAACAACTCAAAACACGCCATATTTACCTTGATTATTATACTATTTAACAGCGACATGTTAAATTGTATGCAAAACTGGTCTCTGCACATAGCAGACGAGATAAAAACTACTGCATTCTAGTGGCCTTGTTGGTAACCTTTAAATAGCCTCATTGTGTTTACCAACACTTAGCTGACCTAGTTTCAATGCGTTTGCTCCAAATCGATTCTTGACTCCATTAAGTACGGATACGAGTGAAAGGTAGTGttgctttattaatttattttggaacctattttatataaattggtaaaaaatgtaAAGAAACAGTAATACGTTAACACAGATATTTGAGACGTAAACACAGATATTAACTTTTACGATTCATGCATTAGATTTCTATTATGTTTATCCTTTATATCTGAGAAAATGTTTAGCC
Encoded proteins:
- the LOC127874295 gene encoding uncharacterized protein LOC127874295 isoform X2 yields the protein MANFRVSFNVSMVIAAVLGELVSFVFFNHHSAWGRSIGVRYLITAFICQAVLVVILKWIIERHFSIHGWEDSAILALWLSLIYVTLQAPHVVYDHRSLSYFFAHALHKFAVLFVMIFSLHRFKNY